A part of Desulfobacter sp. genomic DNA contains:
- a CDS encoding universal stress protein, with the protein MRICPKHIMCAVDFSGFAPLILSYGKALAAEFDSALTICHIVQDTVMLSSHAQAGFSTEEVTAQRLEDSGEAIRHLAEQEEIKAESLVSLGHPADEITRLTKEKDVDMVIAATHGGSGIKRFLVGSVTDRLVKTLECPLLVLHPPVRDDGYKVKLPLERILVGCDFSNDSDLAFRHALSLAQEFEAELHLVHVIKPRTYIPVGPAGSIDFREDHFPILPEDAPEDDTEYQRYLIEQVEKRLSRMIPEECCHWCTPITAIRRGEPYQELLDYTMDFHIDMIVLGIHGHSLLDQFLVGSTTDRVIAKADCPVLAVRQTG; encoded by the coding sequence ATGAGAATATGTCCGAAACACATCATGTGTGCCGTTGATTTTTCAGGATTCGCCCCCCTGATCCTGTCCTATGGCAAGGCCTTGGCAGCCGAATTCGATTCCGCCCTGACCATCTGCCATATCGTTCAGGACACAGTGATGCTGTCCAGCCACGCCCAGGCGGGCTTTTCAACGGAAGAGGTCACGGCACAGCGCCTGGAAGACTCGGGAGAAGCCATCCGGCATCTGGCCGAACAAGAAGAAATCAAGGCGGAATCCCTTGTTTCCCTGGGGCATCCGGCCGATGAAATCACCCGGCTCACAAAGGAAAAAGATGTCGACATGGTGATTGCCGCCACCCACGGGGGATCGGGCATCAAACGCTTTCTGGTGGGATCGGTTACGGACCGCCTGGTCAAAACCCTGGAATGCCCCCTTCTGGTACTCCACCCTCCTGTCCGGGATGACGGATACAAGGTAAAACTGCCCCTGGAACGGATTCTGGTTGGATGTGATTTTTCAAATGACTCAGACCTGGCCTTCCGCCACGCCCTGAGCCTGGCCCAGGAATTTGAGGCGGAACTCCACCTGGTCCATGTCATCAAGCCCCGGACCTATATCCCCGTAGGGCCGGCCGGCAGCATTGATTTCCGGGAAGACCATTTTCCCATTCTGCCGGAAGATGCCCCGGAAGACGACACAGAATACCAGCGCTACCTCATTGAACAGGTGGAAAAACGCCTCAGCCGCATGATTCCGGAGGAATGCTGCCATTGGTGCACCCCCATCACCGCCATCCGCCGGGGGGAGCCCTACCAGGAACTGCTTGATTACACCATGGATTTCCATATTGATATGATTGTACTGGGCATCCACGGGCACAGCCTTCTGGACCAGTTCCTCGTGGGGTCCACCACGGACCGGGTGATTGCAAAGGCGGATTGCCCGGTGCTGGCGGTCCGGCAAACCGGCTGA